The following are encoded in a window of Amycolatopsis lexingtonensis genomic DNA:
- a CDS encoding ATP-dependent DNA helicase: protein MPARTDFPGVLELLTHAVESVGGAERPGQVEMADAVGRAIRTGEHLAVQAGTGTGKSLAYLVPAIRHAVQKEATVVVSTATIALQRQLVDRDLPRLAKALKKPLGREPTFAILKGRRNYMCLHRLDSGAPDEPEDAQLFDPFAVSRLGKEVTRLREWASDTETGDRDELVPGVTDQAWRQVSVTAKECLGASRCPIGTDCFAEKARAEAGRADVIVTNHALLAIDALQGYQVLPDHDVVIIDEAHDLVDRVTSVATGELTSAMCASAARRCGKLIDADVADRLLEAGDGLALIVDDLPAGRLDELPRPLQGAIPAVRDAAHACITALGSDRKEDVEGATARKLARSLLDEVHDTAVRLLEAFDDDQAHQRDVVWLSGDKFSSNPRPPALKVAPLGVAGLLRERVFNQHTTILTSATLTLGGTFDTMARQWGLPPAAARVEQAPGAATEKEAPSDADTGPKWTGLDVGSPFDHKRNGILYLAKHLPPPGRDGLASSTMDELAELIESAGGRTLGLFSSMRAAKQATEEMRERLDFPILCQGEDATSLLVQKFSEDVRTCLFGTLSLWQGVDVPGPSLQLVVVDRIPFPRPDDPVSSARQRAVEARGGNGFLTVAATHAALLLAQGTGRLHRSVTDRGVVAVLDSRLANARYGGFLRASLPPFWPTMDPKVVREALRRLDAAAPA from the coding sequence GTGCCCGCCCGAACTGATTTCCCCGGCGTCCTCGAACTCCTCACCCACGCGGTGGAGTCCGTGGGCGGTGCCGAACGCCCAGGGCAGGTCGAAATGGCGGACGCCGTCGGCCGCGCCATCCGCACCGGCGAGCACCTGGCCGTGCAGGCGGGCACCGGCACCGGCAAGTCGCTGGCCTACCTCGTCCCCGCGATCCGCCACGCCGTCCAGAAGGAAGCCACGGTCGTCGTCTCGACGGCGACCATCGCGCTGCAGCGCCAGCTGGTCGACCGCGACCTCCCGCGCCTGGCGAAGGCGCTGAAGAAGCCGCTGGGCCGCGAACCGACCTTCGCGATCCTCAAGGGCCGCCGCAACTACATGTGCCTGCACCGGCTGGATTCCGGCGCGCCGGACGAGCCGGAGGACGCCCAGCTCTTCGACCCGTTCGCGGTGTCGCGGCTGGGCAAGGAGGTCACGCGGCTGCGGGAGTGGGCGTCGGACACCGAAACCGGCGACCGCGACGAGCTCGTCCCCGGCGTCACCGACCAGGCGTGGCGCCAGGTTTCGGTGACGGCGAAGGAATGTCTCGGCGCTTCGCGCTGCCCGATCGGCACGGACTGCTTCGCCGAGAAGGCCCGCGCCGAGGCCGGCCGCGCCGACGTCATCGTGACCAACCACGCGCTGCTGGCGATCGACGCGCTGCAGGGCTACCAGGTGCTGCCGGATCACGACGTGGTGATCATCGACGAGGCCCACGACCTGGTCGACCGGGTCACTTCGGTCGCCACCGGCGAGCTGACCAGCGCGATGTGCGCGTCGGCCGCGCGCCGCTGCGGCAAGCTGATCGACGCCGACGTCGCCGACCGCCTGCTGGAGGCGGGTGACGGGCTGGCGCTGATCGTGGACGACCTGCCCGCGGGCCGGCTGGACGAGCTGCCGAGGCCGCTCCAGGGCGCGATCCCGGCGGTCCGCGACGCCGCGCACGCGTGCATCACCGCGCTGGGCTCCGACCGCAAGGAGGACGTCGAGGGCGCGACGGCGCGCAAGCTGGCGCGGTCGCTGCTCGACGAGGTGCACGACACCGCCGTCCGGCTCCTGGAGGCGTTCGACGACGACCAGGCGCACCAGCGCGACGTCGTCTGGCTGTCCGGCGACAAGTTCTCCTCGAACCCGCGCCCGCCGGCGCTGAAGGTGGCGCCGCTCGGCGTCGCCGGCCTGCTGCGCGAGCGCGTGTTCAACCAGCACACGACGATCCTGACCTCGGCGACGCTCACCCTCGGCGGCACGTTCGACACCATGGCGCGCCAATGGGGTCTGCCGCCGGCCGCGGCCCGCGTCGAGCAGGCGCCGGGCGCCGCGACGGAGAAGGAAGCGCCGTCGGACGCCGACACCGGCCCGAAGTGGACCGGGCTGGACGTCGGCTCGCCGTTCGACCACAAGCGCAATGGCATCCTCTACCTGGCCAAGCACCTGCCGCCGCCGGGCCGCGACGGCCTCGCTTCGTCCACAATGGACGAGCTGGCCGAGCTGATCGAGTCCGCGGGCGGGCGCACGCTGGGGCTGTTCTCCTCGATGCGGGCGGCCAAGCAGGCCACCGAGGAGATGCGCGAGCGGCTCGACTTCCCGATCCTCTGCCAGGGCGAGGACGCGACGTCGCTGCTGGTCCAGAAGTTCTCCGAGGACGTCCGCACGTGCCTGTTCGGCACGCTCAGCCTGTGGCAGGGCGTGGACGTGCCGGGGCCGTCGCTGCAGCTCGTGGTCGTCGACCGGATCCCGTTCCCGCGCCCGGACGACCCGGTGTCCTCGGCCCGCCAGCGCGCGGTGGAAGCCCGCGGCGGCAACGGGTTCCTCACCGTGGCGGCCACGCACGCGGCGCTGCTGCTGGCGCAGGGCACCGGCCGGCTGCACCGGTCGGTCACCGACCGCGGCGTGGTCGCGGTGCTGGATTCGCGGCTGGCGAACGCCCGCTACGGCGGATTCCTCCGTGCTTCACTGCCGCCGTTCTGGCCGACGATGGACCCGAAGGTGGTGCGCGAAGCATTGCGCCGGCTGGACGCAGCCGCGCCCGCGTGA
- a CDS encoding biotin transporter BioY: MSSLSFAGKRPVLADLVPGSLVRDIALVAGGAVLTGAAAQLTIPVPGSPVPMTGQTFAALLVGASLGMSRGAASMLVYLLVGAVGVPWFQHGTAGLSGASAGYIVGFVFAGALVGALAGRGGDRTPVRTAGTMVLGNIVIYAFGVPWLMASTGFDLSTAFAKGVTPFLVGDAIKIVVAAGLLPLTWKLVSGREQD, translated from the coding sequence GTGTCTTCGCTGTCCTTCGCCGGCAAGCGGCCCGTGCTGGCCGACCTCGTCCCCGGCTCGCTCGTCCGGGACATCGCGCTGGTCGCCGGCGGTGCCGTGCTCACCGGCGCCGCCGCGCAGCTGACCATCCCGGTCCCGGGCAGCCCGGTGCCGATGACCGGCCAGACGTTCGCCGCGCTGCTCGTCGGCGCGTCGCTGGGCATGTCGCGCGGCGCCGCGTCGATGCTGGTGTACCTGCTGGTCGGCGCCGTCGGCGTGCCGTGGTTCCAGCACGGCACCGCGGGCCTGTCCGGCGCGAGCGCGGGCTACATCGTCGGGTTCGTCTTCGCCGGCGCGCTGGTCGGCGCGCTCGCCGGCCGCGGCGGCGACCGGACGCCGGTGCGCACCGCGGGCACCATGGTGCTCGGCAACATCGTGATCTACGCGTTCGGCGTGCCGTGGCTGATGGCGTCGACCGGGTTCGACCTGTCGACGGCGTTCGCCAAGGGCGTCACGCCGTTCCTGGTCGGGGACGCGATCAAGATCGTCGTCGCGGCGGGTCTGCTGCCGCTGACCTGGAAGCTCGTCTCAGGCCGCGAGCAGGACTGA